A region from the Dendropsophus ebraccatus isolate aDenEbr1 chromosome 1, aDenEbr1.pat, whole genome shotgun sequence genome encodes:
- the LOC138778916 gene encoding beta-1,3-galactosyl-O-glycosyl-glycoprotein beta-1,6-N-acetylglucosaminyltransferase 3-like, with product MLLLPIQLWTMLIKFHRRLLRRNSKQLLAFGSTLFFFTIVMMYNSMDCNLDYNNPNGEFKSEYCRNLYYQDLNLLASERIDCSGVISGDLDEVRKALMDNLIVANRRTIATEADYLDITKDCTHFKKMRKYVPFSFSEKERNYPIAYSMVIHDDIEMFERLLRSIYMPQNVYCIHVDLKSPETFFAAVKAISSCFPNVFVSSKRESVVYASWSRVQADLYCMEDLLNSTVDWKYLLNTCGTDFPLKTNAEIVQALKLLNGKNNMESEKPPPHKKIRWEYHYEFKDNNVQIGMLKNPPPLNIPIFSGNAYVVLTRDFVKSLFDKPIAKEFLEWAKDTYSPDEYVWATLQRVPEMPGSVPSHIKYDTSDLIALARLVKWGSLEGNMEQGAPYSMCTGRHRRDVCIYGAGDLHWLVQQHHFFANKFNPRVDDNAIQCLEEYLRNKLFYG from the coding sequence ATGCTTTTATTGCCTATACAATTATGGACAATGCTTATCAAATTCCACAGGAGGCTACTGAGAAGGAACTCCAAACAACTTCTCGCTTTTGgaagcactttatttttttttaccattgtaaTGATGTATAATTCCATGGACTGTAACCTGGACTACAACAATCCGAATGGTGAATTTAAGAGTGAATATTGCAGGAATCTTTACTACCAGGATTTAAACCTTTTAGCCTCTGAGAGAATCGACTGTTCCGGAGTCATCAGTGGTGACCTCGATGAGGTAAGGAAAGCTCTGATGGACAACTTAATTGTGGCAAATAGAAGAACAATCGCCACGGAGGCAGACTATTTGGATATAACTAAAGACTGTactcattttaaaaaaatgaggAAATATGTCCCATTTAGTTTCAGTGAAAAGGAAAGAAATTATCCTATTGCCTATTCTATGGTAATTCATGATGACATTGAGATGTTTGAAAGACTGCTACGATCAATTTACATGCCTCAGAATGTTTATTGCATACACGTGGACCTGAAATCTCCAGAAACCTTTTTTGCGGCAGTGAAAGCCATAAGTTCATGTTTTCCCAATGTATTTGTGTCATCTAAACGGGAATCTGTAGTCTATGCCTCGTGGTCTCGTGTCCAGGCTGATCTCTATTGCATGGAGGACTTGTTGAATAGCACTGTTGACTGGAAGTATCTTTTAAACACCTGTGGAACAGATTTCCCTTTAAAGACAAATGCAGAAATTGTTCAAGCATTAAAGCTCTTAAATGGCAAAAACAACATGGAGTCTGAGAAACCACCTCCACATAAGAAGATCCGTTGGGAATATCACTATGAATTTAAAGATAATAATGTGCAGATCGGCATGCTAAAAAACCCGCCACCTTTAAATATTCCAATTTTTAGTGGCAATGCTTATGTGGTGCTCACCAGAGACTTTGTGAAATCCCTGTTTGACAAACCTATAGCAAAAGAATTTTTAGAATGGGCCAAGGACACATATAGCCCAGATGAGTATGTTTGGGCGACACTGCAAAGGGTTCCCGAAATGCCCGGATCTGTACCCAGTCACATCAAATATGATACATCAGACTTAATTGCATTGGCCAGACTAGTTAAATGGGGAAGTCTTGAAGGGAATATGGAACAAGGGGCCCCTTATTCTATGTGCACTGGAAGGCACAGAAGAGATGTATGTATATACGGAGCTGGGGATTTGCACTGGTTGGTCCAGCAACACCATTTCTTTGCTAATAAATTTAATCCAAGAGTTGATGATAATGCTATTCAGTGTTTGGAGGAATATCTGAGAAACAAGTTGTTCTATGGATAA
- the LOC138783534 gene encoding beta-1,3-galactosyl-O-glycosyl-glycoprotein beta-1,6-N-acetylglucosaminyltransferase 3-like yields MKVIKGDSEALTKAHLYNLRSRRLRMPLTEKYYLNITEDCTNFRKSRKYIYFALSKEEEEFPIAYSMVIHENIEMFERLLRTIYAPQNIYCIHVDEKSPEMFKEAVRAIALCLDNVFMASKMVEVVYASWSRVQADLNCMEDLLKSNVQWKYLLNTCGTEFPLKTNAEIVKALKSLNGKNNMESMKMPQDKMIRWLFHYEVGTSVIRTNIQKTLPPIRVPMFSGGAYIVVTRDFLKYIFESPGIQRFIQWEKDTYSPDENFWATLNRMPDVPGAVFYHEKYDVSDLKSISRIVKWSQYEGDVSKGAPYPRCTGSHRHSICIYGSGDLHWLLEQHHLFANKFDPAVDDTAIQCLEEYLRYKAFLKKGM; encoded by the coding sequence ATGAAAGTTATCAAGGGTGACAGTGAAGCTCTAACAAAGGCACATCTATACAATTTACGTTCCAGGAGGTTAAGGATGCCTTTAACTGAAAAATACTATCTGAATATCACTGAAGACTGTACTAACTTTAGAAAAAGCAGAAAGTATATTTACTTTGCACTGAGTAAGGAAGAAGAAGAATTTCCCATCGCTTATTCCATGGTGATTCATGAGAACATTGAGATGTTTGAGAGACTTTTAAGAACAATTTATGCCCCTCAGAATATTTACTGCATTCATGTGGATGAAAAGTCTCCAGAGATGTTTAAGGAGGCAGTGAGAGCCATTGCCTTGTGCCTAGATAACGTGTTTATGGCATCTAAAATGGTGGAGGTGGTCTATGCGTCTTGGTCAAGAGTACAAGCTGATCTTAACTGTATGGAGGATCTGCTGAAAAGCAATGTTCAGTGGAAGTATCTACTAAATACTTGTGGAACAGAGTTTCCTTTAAAGACTAATGCAGAGATTGTGAAAGCCCTGAAGTCATTAAATGGAAAAAATAATATGGAATCCATGAAAATGCCACAAGACAAAATGATAAGATGGCTTTTTCACTATGAAGTAGGGACATCTGTCATAAGAACCAATATTCAGAAGACTCTACCTCCGATCAGAGTTCCAATGTTTTCTGGTGGTGCTTACATTGTGGTTACTAGAGATTTTTTGAAATACATATTTGAAAGCCCAGGGATACAGAGATTCATACAGTGGGAGAAGGACACTTACAGTCCAGATGAAAATTTTTGGGCAACACTGAATCGTATGCCTGACGTTCCTGGTGCagttttttatcatgaaaaatatgATGTTTCTGACCTGAAATCTATTTCAAGGATAGTGAAGTGGTCACAATATGAAGGGGATGTGTCTAAAGGTGCTCCATACCCTCGGTGCACAGGAAGTCATCGGCATTCAATTTGCATCTATGGGTCTGGAGATTTGCATTGGTTGTTAGAACAGCATCATCTCTTTGCCAACAAGTTTGACCCCGCAGTGGATGATACAGCAATACAATGTCTAGAAGAGTATCTGAGGTATAAGGCTTTCCTTAAGAAAGGGATGTAA